In Flavobacteriaceae bacterium, the following proteins share a genomic window:
- a CDS encoding gliding motility-associated C-terminal domain-containing protein, whose protein sequence is MKYIKGLILILFLFFTKLGYSQFSRTHYIPPLTASNSTGSIPQGQYLYISTPTATNVNVRIIPLGGTPIDMVVSNGSPIEFFISNTNDSQLVVNSSDTASLHNDKGYIIEAEDLVYVTVRLLAGNNFPQAGGLVSKGLAGLGRTFRVGTFTSQTTNPAADYLSFVSVLATEDNTDVSFTDLGPGVVILNNTPTNITLNTGESYIIALQTNITNANGDGLIGTLVSATKPIAVNSGSFNGSNDIGGGRDIGIDQLVPLERIGNEYVFVRARGNDQVERPLIVAHENDTEVFINGTTLLTTLDAGEFISIDGSNYGTNNNLYVTTSKNVFAYQGIGGVFNSEPNQGMFFVPPINCQTPRIVDNIPFINNIGSITFSGGITIVTEVGASVTINGTDILALGGVRQNITGNPNLETYIVEGLSGNVSVVSTRQVYVAYFGANGAAAFGGYYSGFSFTPEVSLQDIDVSQAGQCIPNVQLGLSSISSFDTFQWFLNDQAIPGATDITFIPQEPGFYYVVGEISGCPGSLQSDVIPVSACPTDIDNDDVNDNIDIDNDNDGILNCSESFGNQDIDLSNSNGGTIPIGNYTYTGIVMTQGNVATTPFIGAPDGSFRTDLPAQTGNDETSVTYQLDFDSELSLQLEYASTTTLGNGLLTNDEEFILRVPNDKNITVLNPDNQILIDTNFDGIFETGVTEFSSFEIRFRVNGPSLALGAGTFSFSAHLVDSFIYTHKTNSETSSNQATFRIITTCVPRDIDNDGIEDALDLDSDNDTVPDIIESQGVGGIIVSNVDVDANGLDDVFDINAIEIDTDIDTVPDYIDLDSDNDGIYDIEESGSLLSDTDFDGIVDNPIIDFGLNGWIDAAETNPDSGEIGYVLVNTDADILFNYRDSDSDADLCSDVIEAGFSDGNGDAMLGDTPVIVNILGVVTNANDGYITPNPNYIIAAPISIDVQPTNQAVCELSDIIINLESSEFDTIQWQVSNDGILWTNLTDDANYNGVTTANLSIITTPLSFNTTQYRARLDRIGNSCGLFSDEITLTVYPLPIINTPVELLQCDNDIDGFSAFNLNEVNLEISSNAANETFTYFLTEAEARSGDTSSNGFIANPTTYINRTPSSDIVWARITSEFGCAVVSEVQLRVSVTAIPASFQNIFTVCDDFLDSNGNDTANNDNRDGIATFDFSNVTPLVEALFPVGQNPIISYYRNEADALEEINAITDPSNYRNIGYPNSQDIYIRVDSEINNDCLGFGVHVTLNVEALPIANTVTIERQCDDDDDGIFPFDVSQVETDLLNGQDPNDVTITYFDENNNPLPSPLPNPFLTTSQTIRIVLTNNITNALNGPCTDETTLEFIVDDSPIANTVIIDPVCDDGIDDADGLHDFDTSQIQSTILNGQTGMEVFYFDGSGNTLPSPLPNPFTSATQTISVEVVNPINRNCVATTSFDLIVNPLPDFSVETPIILCQSDPNFSIVLDPQEDNPTQNFTYFWTNSTGDFLSDESTLTVTIPGTYFVTLTTTDGTDCSRTREIFVNASELATITLDDIDIVDISDNNTITINTTNNNLGLGDYEFSLDSEFGPYQDEPFFENVAPGFHTIYVRDKNGCGTVSIEVSVIGFPRFFTPNNDGDNDFWQVRGVNEQFQPDTIIYIFDRYGKLIKQLSPLSIGWDGTFNGESLPTNDYWFRVRLQDGREVTRHFTLKR, encoded by the coding sequence GTGAAATACATAAAAGGATTAATTTTAATCTTATTTCTTTTTTTTACAAAATTGGGATACTCTCAATTTAGTAGAACTCATTATATTCCTCCTTTAACAGCATCTAACAGTACAGGCTCCATTCCTCAGGGACAGTATTTATATATTTCAACACCAACAGCAACCAATGTAAATGTGAGGATTATTCCTTTAGGAGGAACACCTATAGATATGGTAGTGTCTAATGGATCCCCAATAGAGTTTTTTATTAGCAATACTAATGATTCTCAACTTGTAGTAAATAGCTCAGATACAGCTTCATTACATAATGATAAGGGATATATTATTGAAGCTGAAGATTTAGTATATGTAACGGTCAGATTACTAGCTGGTAATAATTTTCCACAAGCAGGTGGGTTGGTAAGTAAAGGACTGGCTGGTTTAGGAAGAACATTTAGAGTAGGAACATTTACAAGTCAAACAACAAACCCAGCAGCAGATTATTTGAGCTTTGTTTCTGTATTAGCTACAGAAGATAATACAGATGTGAGTTTTACAGATTTGGGACCAGGAGTTGTCATACTTAATAACACACCAACTAATATCACATTAAATACTGGAGAGAGTTATATTATAGCTTTACAAACCAATATCACCAATGCAAACGGAGATGGGTTAATAGGAACTTTAGTATCGGCTACAAAACCAATAGCAGTTAACAGTGGTTCTTTTAATGGTAGTAATGACATAGGCGGGGGGAGAGATATTGGAATTGATCAATTAGTGCCATTAGAGCGAATAGGCAATGAGTATGTTTTTGTTAGAGCTAGAGGGAATGATCAGGTTGAACGTCCATTAATTGTTGCACACGAGAATGATACAGAAGTATTTATAAATGGAACAACGCTATTAACAACATTAGATGCCGGTGAATTTATTTCTATTGATGGATCAAACTATGGAACAAATAATAACTTATATGTAACGACCTCAAAAAATGTATTTGCTTATCAAGGAATTGGAGGTGTTTTTAATAGTGAACCTAATCAAGGAATGTTTTTTGTTCCTCCAATTAACTGCCAAACACCACGTATTGTAGATAATATTCCTTTTATTAATAATATTGGATCAATAACATTTTCTGGGGGAATAACGATAGTTACAGAAGTTGGTGCAAGTGTAACAATTAACGGTACAGATATTTTGGCATTAGGAGGAGTTAGACAAAATATTACAGGAAACCCAAATCTAGAAACTTATATAGTTGAAGGCCTTTCAGGAAACGTAAGTGTAGTATCTACCAGACAAGTTTATGTTGCATACTTCGGAGCTAATGGTGCTGCTGCATTTGGAGGATATTATTCAGGATTTTCGTTTACTCCAGAAGTCTCATTACAAGATATAGATGTTTCTCAAGCTGGCCAATGTATTCCTAATGTACAATTAGGGTTGAGTAGTATTTCTTCTTTTGATACATTTCAGTGGTTTTTAAATGATCAAGCTATTCCTGGAGCGACAGACATAACATTTATACCTCAAGAACCAGGGTTTTATTATGTAGTAGGAGAAATTTCTGGATGCCCAGGATCTTTGCAATCAGATGTTATTCCTGTAAGTGCTTGCCCAACAGATATTGATAATGACGACGTTAATGATAATATTGATATTGATAATGATAACGACGGAATTCTTAATTGTTCTGAATCTTTTGGAAATCAAGATATAGATTTATCAAATAGTAATGGAGGTACAATACCAATAGGAAACTATACTTATACAGGAATAGTTATGACTCAAGGGAATGTAGCAACAACACCTTTTATAGGTGCACCAGATGGTAGTTTTAGAACAGATTTGCCTGCTCAAACTGGGAATGACGAAACTAGTGTGACTTATCAATTAGATTTTGATAGTGAGTTGAGTTTACAATTGGAATATGCTTCCACAACAACTTTAGGTAATGGGTTATTAACTAATGATGAAGAATTTATATTAAGAGTACCGAATGATAAAAATATTACTGTATTAAACCCAGATAATCAAATATTAATTGATACTAATTTTGACGGTATTTTTGAAACTGGAGTTACCGAGTTCTCATCATTTGAAATTCGTTTTAGAGTAAATGGACCTTCATTAGCTCTGGGAGCAGGAACCTTTTCGTTCTCTGCTCACTTAGTAGATTCATTTATATATACACATAAAACAAATTCAGAAACAAGTAGTAACCAAGCAACATTTAGAATAATTACTACCTGTGTGCCTAGAGATATAGATAATGACGGTATAGAAGATGCATTAGATTTAGATTCTGATAATGATACTGTCCCAGATATTATTGAGTCTCAAGGGGTAGGTGGAATTATCGTGTCTAATGTAGATGTAGATGCTAATGGATTAGATGATGTTTTTGATATTAATGCTATTGAAATTGATACAGATATAGATACGGTTCCAGATTATATAGATTTAGATAGTGATAACGATGGCATATACGATATAGAAGAATCAGGGAGCTTATTATCAGATACAGATTTTGATGGTATTGTAGATAATCCAATTATAGACTTTGGATTGAATGGATGGATAGATGCGGCAGAAACAAATCCTGATAGCGGTGAAATAGGTTATGTGCTAGTAAATACGGATGCAGATATTTTATTTAATTATAGAGATAGCGATAGTGATGCTGACTTGTGTAGTGATGTTATTGAAGCTGGTTTTTCAGATGGAAACGGAGATGCTATGCTTGGAGATACACCAGTTATAGTTAATATTTTAGGAGTAGTTACTAATGCAAATGACGGTTATATAACCCCAAACCCTAATTATATTATTGCTGCACCTATTTCTATAGATGTACAACCTACTAATCAAGCTGTTTGTGAGCTGTCTGATATTATTATTAATTTAGAATCTTCAGAATTTGATACGATTCAATGGCAGGTAAGTAACGATGGGATTCTTTGGACAAATTTAACAGATGATGCAAATTATAATGGTGTCACAACTGCTAATTTATCTATTATCACAACTCCGCTTAGCTTTAATACAACGCAATACAGAGCTCGATTAGACAGAATAGGAAATAGTTGTGGATTATTTTCTGATGAGATAACCTTAACAGTATACCCGTTGCCTATTATTAATACACCAGTAGAATTATTGCAATGTGATAATGATATTGATGGATTTAGTGCTTTTAATCTAAATGAAGTAAATTTAGAGATTTCATCTAATGCTGCAAATGAAACGTTTACTTATTTTTTAACCGAAGCTGAAGCACGTTCTGGAGATACATCCAGCAATGGTTTCATTGCTAATCCTACTACTTATATTAATAGAACACCAAGTAGTGATATAGTTTGGGCTAGAATAACTTCTGAATTTGGCTGTGCAGTGGTTTCTGAAGTTCAGCTTAGAGTATCAGTTACTGCTATTCCTGCTTCTTTTCAAAATATATTTACAGTTTGTGATGATTTTTTAGATAGTAATGGAAATGATACTGCTAATAATGATAATCGTGATGGTATAGCAACATTTGATTTTAGCAATGTGACCCCTTTAGTAGAAGCTCTTTTTCCTGTAGGGCAGAATCCAATAATAAGTTATTATAGAAATGAAGCAGATGCTTTAGAAGAAATAAACGCAATTACAGATCCCTCTAATTACAGAAATATTGGATACCCAAATTCTCAAGACATCTATATTAGAGTTGATAGTGAAATTAATAATGATTGTTTAGGGTTTGGAGTACATGTAACTTTAAATGTTGAAGCATTGCCAATTGCAAATACAGTAACTATTGAAAGGCAATGTGATGATGACGATGATGGAATTTTCCCATTTGATGTATCGCAAGTTGAAACAGATTTATTAAACGGACAAGATCCTAATGATGTAACAATTACTTATTTTGATGAGAATAATAATCCGTTACCAAGCCCATTGCCAAATCCATTTCTAACGACTAGTCAAACTATCAGAATTGTACTTACAAACAATATTACTAATGCTTTAAATGGCCCATGTACAGATGAAACTACTTTAGAATTTATTGTCGATGATTCTCCAATAGCAAATACTGTAATTATTGACCCTGTTTGTGATGACGGTATTGATGATGCAGATGGATTACACGATTTTGATACATCTCAAATACAAAGTACTATCCTTAATGGACAAACTGGAATGGAAGTTTTTTATTTTGATGGATCAGGTAATACATTACCAAGTCCATTACCAAACCCTTTTACTTCAGCAACACAAACAATATCTGTAGAAGTTGTTAACCCTATTAACAGAAACTGTGTTGCTACTACTAGTTTTGATTTGATAGTAAACCCATTACCTGATTTTTCGGTAGAGACTCCAATAATTTTATGCCAATCTGATCCCAACTTTAGTATAGTATTAGACCCTCAAGAAGATAATCCCACTCAAAATTTTACATATTTTTGGACAAATAGCACCGGTGACTTCCTATCAGATGAATCTACGTTAACGGTAACTATTCCTGGAACTTATTTTGTAACATTAACTACAACAGATGGTACAGATTGCTCACGAACTAGAGAAATTTTTGTAAACGCATCAGAATTAGCAACGATTACTTTAGATGATATAGACATTGTAGATATTTCAGATAATAATACAATAACAATCAATACTACAAATAATAATTTAGGTTTAGGAGATTATGAATTTTCATTAGATAGTGAATTTGGGCCTTATCAAGACGAACCGTTTTTCGAAAATGTAGCTCCTGGATTTCACACTATTTATGTGAGAGATAAAAATGGATGTGGTACTGTATCTATAGAAGTTTCTGTTATAGGATTCCCAAGATTTTTTACACCTAATAATGATGGAGATAACGATTTTTGGCAAGTAAGAGGAGTTAACGAACAATTTCAACCCGATACTATTATTTACATTTTTGATCGTTATGGCAAGCTAATAAAACAATTATCTCCTTTATCTATTGGTTGGGATGGTACGTTTAATGGAGAAAGCTTACCAACAAATGATTATTGGTTTAGAGTACGTTTACAAGACGGAAGAGAGGTTACAAGACACTTTACTTTAAAACGATAA
- a CDS encoding cupin domain-containing protein — protein sequence MDKIESIIQYLDLAPHPEGGYYKETYRSEGEINLDSLSANYSGKRNYSTSIYFLLTSKIVSAFHRINQDEIWHFYDGHPIKIHMISDTGNYSNVIIGNQLSKGQTPQFVVPGHVWFAAEVISDNSYGLVGCTVAPGFDFDDFILPTREELILRFPRHKNIITQFTRQ from the coding sequence ATGGATAAAATTGAAAGCATCATCCAATATTTGGATCTAGCCCCCCATCCAGAAGGAGGTTACTATAAAGAAACTTACAGAAGTGAGGGTGAAATAAATTTAGATAGCCTCAGTGCAAACTATTCTGGAAAAAGAAATTATTCAACAAGTATTTATTTTCTATTAACTTCAAAAATAGTTTCAGCTTTTCATAGAATTAATCAAGATGAGATTTGGCATTTTTATGATGGTCATCCTATAAAAATTCATATGATTTCTGATACTGGAAATTATTCTAATGTAATTATTGGCAATCAATTAAGCAAAGGGCAAACGCCACAATTTGTAGTTCCTGGGCATGTTTGGTTTGCAGCCGAGGTCATTAGTGATAATAGCTATGGGTTAGTAGGTTGCACTGTAGCTCCTGGGTTTGATTTTGATGATTTTATATTACCAACACGAGAAGAATTAATTTTAAGATTTCCTCGGCACAAAAACATTATCACGCAATTTACACGTCAATAA
- a CDS encoding carbon-nitrogen hydrolase family protein, which translates to MSKVKVALIQDSPAFFDKEKTIAKVEDFTKTYAKQGCELIVFPESFIPGYPRGFDFGAKVGSRTQEGRELYAEYSRNSINLKSDDLKQLERISKENSCYMIVGATEQKETNGSLYCSMLYISPTDGLLGVHRKIKPTGTERIIWAEASGESLVTFNTKIGKLGGLICWENYMPLARMAMYKKGVEIYIAPTADSRENWISTMKHIALEGRCFVLGCNQYFTKSMYPEKYQHLITDSPENICPGGSVIVSPLGEIIEGPLFDSSGALVAELNLNDINSSKLDFDVIGHYSRDDIFKFNVVNQPEIKKEK; encoded by the coding sequence ATGTCTAAAGTAAAAGTTGCCTTAATACAAGATAGTCCTGCTTTTTTCGATAAAGAAAAAACTATTGCTAAAGTTGAAGATTTCACTAAAACTTATGCAAAACAAGGTTGTGAACTAATTGTTTTTCCAGAGTCATTTATTCCTGGGTATCCTCGAGGATTTGATTTCGGAGCAAAAGTAGGTAGTCGCACACAAGAAGGTCGAGAATTGTATGCCGAATATTCAAGAAACAGTATTAATCTAAAAAGTGACGATTTAAAACAACTAGAACGTATTTCGAAAGAAAACAGTTGTTATATGATAGTTGGTGCTACTGAACAAAAAGAAACGAACGGAAGTTTATATTGTTCGATGTTATATATCTCTCCTACTGATGGTTTATTAGGTGTACACCGAAAAATAAAACCTACAGGAACCGAACGTATTATTTGGGCTGAAGCCTCTGGAGAATCTTTAGTTACTTTTAACACTAAAATTGGAAAATTAGGAGGATTAATTTGTTGGGAAAATTATATGCCTTTAGCGCGTATGGCTATGTATAAAAAGGGAGTTGAAATTTATATTGCACCTACAGCAGATTCAAGAGAAAATTGGATTTCTACGATGAAGCATATTGCTTTAGAGGGACGTTGTTTTGTATTAGGGTGTAATCAATACTTCACAAAGTCAATGTATCCAGAAAAATATCAGCATTTAATTACCGATAGTCCTGAAAATATATGTCCTGGAGGGAGTGTTATTGTATCTCCATTAGGGGAAATAATAGAAGGTCCATTATTTGACAGTTCTGGTGCATTGGTAGCAGAATTAAATTTAAACGATATCAACTCAAGTAAATTAGATTTTGATGTGATTGGGCATTATTCACGAGATGACATTTTTAAGTTTAATGTTGTTAACCAACCAGAAATAAAAAAAGAAAAGTAA
- a CDS encoding aminotransferase class V-fold PLP-dependent enzyme — protein MLKNQKHLFNLNDNIHYLNCAYKAPLLKASEAGVIKALQREHNPIDFSAEAFFDEVDEIKVLFGKLVNCVPEQVAMIPSTSYGFASVLNNIPYKQGQHVLTVENEFPSDYYSIQRWCNTHNAELRIIKPDTNSEQIGEHWNTKLIENINENTAIVNISSVHWMTGLQFDLEAIGQKCKTVGAKFIIDGTQSVGALPMDIQKYNIDALICASYKWLIGPYSMGLMYISPEFNDGVPLEESWMNRSNAKDFRSLTNYTNDYTSGAARYNVGETSNFISMPILKAGLQTILKWTPEGVQEYTKELIQPLRNYLENLGVIFEEDKYFSNHLIGVKLPENINIEALTENLVKQNIYLSVRGSSLRISVNVFNTSIDIERLINVIETTRTSS, from the coding sequence ATGCTTAAAAATCAAAAACATTTATTTAATCTTAACGATAATATCCATTATTTAAACTGTGCTTATAAAGCACCACTTTTAAAAGCTTCAGAAGCTGGAGTTATAAAAGCATTACAACGTGAACATAACCCTATTGATTTTTCTGCAGAAGCTTTTTTTGATGAAGTAGATGAGATTAAAGTTTTATTTGGAAAACTCGTTAATTGTGTACCAGAACAAGTAGCTATGATTCCGTCTACATCATATGGATTTGCTTCGGTTCTAAATAATATTCCATACAAACAAGGGCAGCATGTATTAACAGTTGAAAATGAATTCCCAAGTGATTATTATTCCATCCAACGTTGGTGCAATACTCATAATGCAGAATTACGAATTATTAAACCTGATACAAATTCAGAACAAATTGGTGAACATTGGAACACAAAGCTTATTGAAAACATTAACGAAAATACTGCAATTGTAAATATTTCATCTGTACATTGGATGACAGGGTTACAATTTGATTTAGAAGCTATTGGGCAAAAATGTAAAACAGTTGGTGCAAAGTTCATTATTGACGGAACACAGTCAGTTGGAGCGTTACCTATGGATATTCAAAAGTATAATATTGATGCATTGATTTGCGCAAGTTATAAATGGCTTATTGGTCCATATTCCATGGGATTAATGTATATAAGCCCAGAATTTAATGATGGAGTGCCTCTTGAAGAATCTTGGATGAATCGTTCTAATGCTAAAGATTTTAGAAGTTTGACCAATTATACTAATGATTATACTTCTGGGGCTGCACGTTACAATGTTGGTGAAACAAGTAATTTTATTTCTATGCCTATTTTAAAGGCAGGTTTACAAACTATTTTAAAGTGGACTCCTGAAGGGGTTCAAGAATACACAAAAGAACTAATACAACCGCTTCGTAATTATTTAGAAAATTTAGGTGTTATATTTGAAGAAGATAAATATTTTTCAAATCACCTTATCGGAGTTAAGTTACCAGAAAATATTAATATAGAAGCATTGACCGAAAATTTAGTCAAACAGAACATATACCTATCTGTTAGAGGCTCATCATTACGCATTTCTGTTAATGTTTTTAATACATCAATTGACATCGAACGTTTAATAAATGTTATTGAAACTACAAGAACGTCATCTTGA
- a CDS encoding dTDP-glucose 4,6-dehydratase produces MKKTVSILGCGWLGVPLAEFLIQNGYTIKGSTRTEEKLQPLKSKNIHPFLIDLENLSHNISEFLDTDILIIATTCKNNNAFKNLISHIRLSRAEAVIFISSTSVYPMLNRVVTENDKTIDSPLAAIENLFISNTDLSSIIIRFAGLIGPKRNPAWFFRNGKTIKHPQGFVNLIHLTDCIHIIHLIIKKNIKNEILNACTDAHPKRLDFYTEIMKRIGRTTPAIETPEQLKYKIISNKKIKKLLDYEFVYQNLLDIKY; encoded by the coding sequence TTGAAGAAAACTGTTAGTATATTAGGTTGTGGTTGGCTAGGCGTACCCTTAGCAGAATTCTTAATACAAAATGGTTATACTATTAAAGGTTCAACTAGAACCGAAGAAAAGTTGCAACCTCTTAAATCTAAAAATATTCATCCATTTTTAATTGACTTAGAAAATTTATCTCATAACATTTCTGAGTTTTTGGATACAGATATTTTAATTATTGCGACTACCTGCAAAAATAATAACGCTTTTAAAAATTTGATTTCTCACATAAGATTATCACGAGCTGAAGCTGTTATTTTTATTAGCTCTACTTCTGTGTATCCAATGTTAAATAGAGTAGTTACTGAAAATGATAAAACTATAGATTCTCCTTTAGCTGCAATAGAAAATCTATTTATTTCAAATACAGATTTATCGAGCATTATTATACGTTTTGCTGGTTTAATAGGTCCTAAACGCAACCCTGCTTGGTTTTTTAGAAATGGAAAAACAATAAAACACCCACAAGGGTTTGTTAATTTAATTCATCTCACAGATTGTATTCACATTATACATTTAATTATAAAGAAGAATATTAAAAACGAAATTTTAAACGCTTGTACAGATGCTCATCCTAAGCGACTTGATTTTTATACAGAAATAATGAAGCGTATAGGAAGGACTACTCCAGCTATCGAAACACCAGAACAATTAAAATATAAAATTATTAGTAACAAAAAAATAAAAAAACTATTAGATTATGAATTTGTGTATCAAAATCTTTTAGATATCAAGTACTAA
- a CDS encoding SDR family oxidoreductase, with amino-acid sequence MRKLEHKIALVTGASRGIGKAIAIQLATEGAFVIIHYASNEKAANKTLSDINALGGKGITIKSDFSSVNEITLLFKELDQILNNKKIDFLINNAGILNKYDLEHITEEQFDSQFAINVKSPFFITQQALPRINDGGRIVNISSYLSKRPKYEYGAYAMTKAAIDNFTISLAIALGPRKITVNAIAPGSIDTDMNKDRFKDIKVKEAVGKMAALQRVGTPSDIANTVIFLCSQAGEWITGQYIEASGGLGLIK; translated from the coding sequence ATGAGAAAACTTGAACATAAAATTGCTTTAGTTACTGGAGCAAGTAGAGGAATTGGTAAAGCTATAGCAATACAATTAGCTACAGAAGGTGCTTTTGTTATTATACATTATGCTTCAAACGAGAAAGCAGCTAATAAAACTCTTTCAGATATTAATGCCTTAGGAGGAAAAGGGATCACTATAAAATCAGATTTCTCATCTGTTAATGAAATTACATTATTATTTAAAGAACTAGATCAAATTTTAAATAACAAGAAAATTGATTTTCTTATCAATAATGCAGGTATTTTAAATAAATATGACCTCGAGCATATTACTGAAGAACAATTTGATTCTCAATTTGCTATTAATGTCAAATCCCCTTTTTTTATAACTCAACAAGCACTTCCTCGAATTAATGATGGAGGGCGTATTGTAAATATCTCATCTTACCTTTCAAAAAGGCCCAAATATGAATACGGAGCTTATGCTATGACAAAAGCTGCTATTGATAATTTCACTATTTCATTAGCAATAGCTTTAGGTCCTCGCAAAATAACAGTAAATGCAATTGCTCCGGGATCTATCGATACTGATATGAATAAAGATAGATTTAAAGATATAAAAGTAAAAGAAGCTGTTGGTAAAATGGCAGCTTTACAACGTGTAGGAACTCCTAGTGATATAGCAAATACTGTTATATTTCTTTGTTCTCAAGCAGGGGAATGGATAACTGGTCAATATATAGAAGCTAGTGGTGGTTTAGGCCTAATTAAATAA
- a CDS encoding cysteine desulfurase: MKQVYFDNAATSQIRDEVIEAMINVMKNNYGNASSTHSFGRSSKSLVEQSRKQIAKRFNVSPGEIIFTSGGTEADNLVLQSAVRDLKVTHIITSRIEHHAVLHTIEQLQSEYNIELSYVSVNSKGDIDFNHLEQLLNSPKKTLVSLMHINNEIGNILDIQRVADLCLANDALFHSDTVQSIGHYEMDLQDIGIDFLAASAHKFHGPKGVGFAFIRKDSGVKPLILGGEQERGYRAGTECVHNIIGLNKALNLSYDNLEKEKAYVLELKHYFIKELETAIPEVKFNGHSADLEKSTYMAVNINLPVDSKKASMLLFQLDLKGIACSKGSACQSGSVKGSHVLSQILSDEDLQKPSMRFSFSIYNTKEEIDYVINVLKEFVEK; encoded by the coding sequence ATGAAACAAGTATATTTTGATAACGCTGCCACTTCACAAATTAGAGATGAAGTAATAGAGGCAATGATTAATGTTATGAAAAATAACTATGGAAATGCCTCATCTACACATAGTTTTGGAAGATCATCTAAATCTTTAGTTGAACAATCTAGAAAGCAAATTGCTAAACGTTTTAATGTATCTCCAGGAGAAATTATTTTTACATCTGGAGGTACAGAAGCAGATAATTTAGTTTTACAAAGTGCAGTAAGGGATTTAAAAGTAACTCATATTATTACATCTCGAATTGAACATCATGCAGTTTTACATACTATAGAACAATTACAATCAGAATACAATATTGAGTTGAGTTATGTATCTGTAAACTCAAAAGGCGATATCGATTTTAATCACTTAGAGCAATTACTAAATTCTCCTAAAAAAACTTTAGTAAGCTTAATGCATATCAATAATGAAATTGGTAATATTTTAGATATTCAGAGAGTGGCAGATTTATGCTTAGCTAACGATGCTTTATTCCATAGTGATACTGTTCAATCTATAGGTCATTATGAAATGGACTTGCAAGATATTGGTATTGATTTTTTAGCAGCCAGTGCACATAAATTCCATGGTCCAAAAGGAGTGGGTTTTGCATTTATACGTAAAGATTCGGGGGTAAAACCTCTTATTTTAGGTGGAGAGCAAGAACGAGGTTATCGTGCAGGAACTGAGTGTGTTCACAATATAATTGGTTTAAATAAAGCTTTAAATTTATCATATGACAATCTTGAGAAAGAAAAAGCATATGTGTTAGAATTGAAACACTATTTTATAAAAGAATTAGAAACAGCAATCCCAGAAGTAAAATTTAATGGTCATTCGGCAGATTTAGAAAAGAGTACTTATATGGCTGTTAATATAAACTTACCTGTAGATTCCAAAAAAGCCAGTATGCTTTTATTTCAATTAGATTTAAAAGGGATAGCCTGTTCTAAAGGAAGTGCTTGTCAAAGTGGTAGTGTTAAGGGGTCTCATGTATTGTCACAAATTTTAAGTGATGAAGATTTACAAAAACCATCAATGCGCTTCTCGTTTAGCATATATAATACAAAAGAAGAGATTGATTATGTGATAAATGTGTTAAAAGAGTTTGTCGAGAAGTAA